AGGACTCCCCTGGTTAAGGTTATGACTCCcctggttagggttaggactcCCTGGTTAGGACTCCCTGGTTAGGGTCAGGACTCCCCTGGTTAGGGTCAGGACTCTCCTGGTTAGGGTCAGGACTCCCTGGTTAGGGTCAGGACTCCCTGGTTAGGGTCAGGACTCTCCTGGTTGGCCTTCTGACCATAGGGGCTGAATCCTTACTGGACACATTTagcataaatacattttgtttcgcacacattttttgttgtgatTTTTTGTTGTACCTTTATcgaccctttatttaaccaggaagtcacATTGAGGTCTGAAGATCTCTTTTACAAGGGTGGCCTGGTTCAAAGGTCATTATAGGCTTACTTTACATATAAACTATCTAACCAGCTATTCATCCAGACTTTCCAAAATGAGTGCAACAACAGGTCATCTCTCCGTTTCAGTAAAAGCAATTCATTTCAAGAAGTGTTTTGGAGATAAGAGTTAAGGGTCAGGGATTGATTGGTCTAGAGATGGATGCATTACATTGACTTTTTATTAATACGCTCGATCACTTGACGGTGAGAGAAAtcctaaccgaaaggttgctggatcgaatccacaagctgacaaggtaaaaaaaaaaaatctcgttctgccctgagcaaggcagtaacccactgttccccgggcgttgaagacgtggatgtcgattatggcagcccccccgccccgccccgccccccACCCGCACCTCTCTGGTTCAgagggaagacacatttcagttgaatgcattcaattgtacaactaactaggtatcccccttccctttcCCCCTAATGACGTGGCTGTGTAGAGGCAACGTATGCTGTCCCAACAGTCCCTGTCAACACGCGCTGCACTGCAAATAGAATATGAGGTATGAGCTGCGCTCTAGTAACATTATACCACCCAAACATCAAACATCATCCAATGATTTGGGAGATGTTTTTACTTTGAACGTGGATTGGAATGTCTTTATCTTTCCATATACTGGCTAATCTCTCTCTATATTTTtaatgtaatgtattgttgtACTCAAATGAGGTAACTCTATgcctacagtaaaaaaaaaaaacattacagatTTGATCATTCGGAAGATACTCTGATTCTCAGCCTGTCTCAGCCTGTCTACTCAGCCCGTCTCAGCCAgtctcagcctgtctcagcctgtctcagcctgtctcagccagtctcagctggctcagcctgtctcagcctgtctcagcctgtctcagCAGTTTCAGCCTGTCTACTCAGCCCGTCTCAGCCAGTCTCAGCCCGTCTCAGCCAGTTCAGCCCGTCTCAGCCAgtctcagcctgtctcagccAGTCTCAGCCCGTCTCAGACAGTCTCAGCCTGTCTTCAGACAGTGTCAGCCTGTCTCAGACAGTCTCAGCCTGTCTACTCAGCCCgtctcagcctgtctcagcctgtctcagcctgtctcagccATCTCAGCCAGTCTCAGCCAGTTTCAGCCTGTCTCCTCAGCCTGTCTCCTCAGCCAGTCTCAGCCAGTCTCAGCAGTCTCAGCCCGCTTTCAGCctgtctcagcctgtctcagccAGTCTCAGCCAGTCCTCAGCCTGTCTTCAGCCAgtctcagcctgtctcagccTGGCTCAGCCTATCTCAGCCTCCTGTCTCAGCCCATCTCAGCctgtctcagcctgtctcagccAGTCTCAGCCAGTCGTCGATGTCAGTGTTTCAGCctgtctcagcctgtctcagccAGTCTCCGCctgtctcagcctgtctcagcctgtctcagcctgtctcagccTGTTTCAGCCCgtctcagcctgtctcagccCAAGTCTCAGCCAGTCTCAGTCTCCAGTCTCAGCCAGTCTCAAGCCAgtctcagcctgtctcagccGTCTCAGCCAGTCTCAGCCTGTCGTCAGCCAgtctcagcctgtctcagccAGTCTCAGCCTTCTCAGCCTGTCTTCAGCCAGTCTCAGCAGTCCTCAGCCTGTCTCAGCCAGTCTTCAGCCTCTAGTCTCAGCCAGTCTCCAGCCctgtctcagcctgtctcagccTGTCTCCTCAGCCCGTCTCAGCCTGCTCAGCCTGTCTCAGCCAGTCTCAAGCCAGTCTCAGCCCTGTCTCAGCCAATCTCAGCCAgtctcagcctgtctcagcctgtctcagcctgtctcagcctctctcagccagtctcagccaggtctcagcctgtctcagccagtctcagcctgtctctcaggccagtctcagcctgtctcagccGTCTCCTTAATCTCTCTTCTTTTTTNNNNNNNNNNNNNNNNNNNNNNNNNAGTAACCATTATTACCACCCAAACATCAAACATCATCCAATGATTTTGGGAGATGGTTTTACTTTGAACGTGGATTGGAAATGTCTTTATCTTTCCATATACTGGCATAATCTCTCTCTATATTTTTAATGTATGTATTGTTGTACTCAAATGAGGTAACTCTATGcctacagtaaaaaaaaacaatacagatTTTGATCATTCGGAAGATACTCTGATTCTCACGCTGTCTCAGCCTGTCTACTCAGCCCGTCTCAGCCAgtctcagcctgtctcagcctgtctcagcctgtctcagccaggctcagcctgtctcagcctgtctcagccCTGCCTCAGCCCGTCTCACCAGTCTCAGCCTTGCTACTCAGCCCGTCTCAGACGCAGTCTCAGCCCGTCTAGCCAGTTCTCCAGCCCGTCCAGTCCAGTCTCAAGCCTGCTCTCAGACCGTCTCAGGCCGTCTTCAGACAGTTCAGCCTGTCTCAGCATCAGACTGTCTCAGACAGTCTCAGCTGTCTACTCAGCCCgtctcagcctgtctcagcctgtctcagcctgtctcagccAGTCTCAGCCAAGTCTCAGCTTCAGTTTCAGCCTGTCTCCGTCAGGCCGTCTACCTCAGCCAGTCTCAGCCAGTCTCAGCAGTCTCAGCCCGTCTTCAGCCTAgtctcagcctgtctcagccagtctcagccagtctcagcctgtctcagccAGTCTCAGACCTGTCTTCAGCCTGCTCAGCCTATCTCAGCCATGTCTCAGCCCATCTCATGACCTGATCTCGCCATGTCTCAGCATCTCACGTCTCAGCCAGCTCAGACCGTTCTCAGCTGTCTCAAGTCGAAGCTTCTCGCCTGTATCAGCCAGTCGCAGCCTGTCATCAGCACGTCTTCAGACCTGTCTCAGCCCGTCTCAGCCTGTCCCTCAGCCCTGTCTCAGCCAGTCTCAGCCCAGTCTCAGCCGTCTCAGCCAGTTCTCAGCCGTCTCAGCatgtctcagcctgtctctcagcCTGTCCTCAGCCTAGCTCTCAGGTCCCTGGCTCTACAGCCAgtctcagcctgtctcagccTAGTCTCAGCCAGTCTCAGGCCATCTCAGGCACTGTCTCACCAGTGCCTCAGCTCCATCAGCCTGTGGCTCAGCCAGTCTCAGCCATGTCTCAGCCTGTCCCTGTTCGAGCCTGTCTCCTCAGCCCGTCTCAGCCTGCTACGTCTCAGCCAGTCTAGCAGTCCACCTTCTCAGCCATCTCTCAGCCAGTCTCGCAGCCTGTCTTCAGCACAATACTCAGTCCAGTCTCAGCCCGTACTCAGCCATGTCTCAAGCCTGGCTCTCAGACCTCTACTCAGCCCAGTACTCAAGCCAAGTCAACTCACGCCAATGTTCTCAGACCAGTCTCTAGCCATGCTCAGCCAAGTCTCATGCCTGTTCTCAGCTCCTGTACTCCTACTAGCCGATCTCACGCCATTCTAGTCCTAGTCCATCCAAGCCAGTCTCAGCCAgtctcagcctgtctcagcctgtctcagcctctctcagccagtCTCAGCCAGTCTCAGCCTGTCTCCCCAGCCTGTCTAAATGAAGTGCTcggctctcacagtctgtctgtctgtgtctgtctgtcagatgaAAGACCCAGAACATGAAAATCTCTGTCTGTCGGAGGACAGACCCAGAACATGAAAATCTCTGTCTGTCAGGTGACAGACCCAgaacatgaccccccccccctctctctttgatgTCTTTGTTAAACAAGCCGATCCTTGGATGGACAAATCCCCACAATGCAAAGCAGGCTAAGAAACAGGCACCCAGGAAAGTCACAGGTCTTTGTGTCATACATACATATCCATTACCAGGCTGCTCCACATGTATGTGGTGTAGTGACTGGGGAGCATCCAGGAAGTAATTGGCCTGGTCTAGATCCCTTGTTGACGTCTCTCCCATGGGGGTCTCTTACATGCATATGGACCCCTGGGTGGATCCGGATGGATTGCCACGCATGGAGAATACATAAAGGCTGGAGCTAGGCTGGAAGAAAGCAGACATAAGGTGAATTAAGTCCAAGGGAGATagagaaagtgtttttgttttacttgGAGTGAAGCCGTGATGTTCAATGTCACTGTTTTTCATTCTAGAATTTAGGtgagttttattttaattttttaaaattcatCTTCTCGTTTCAAAACCCGTTTTATTtgatcaaaaaacacactgtATATGTTCAAAGAAATCCTCTTTCAAGTCAACAAAAGGTAAGAAATAGAATGATCACTTCCATTGTTTCCTGTTATAATCCAAGATAATGCATAAAGTATGTCCTTT
This sequence is a window from Salvelinus sp. IW2-2015 unplaced genomic scaffold, ASM291031v2 Un_scaffold2109, whole genome shotgun sequence. Protein-coding genes within it:
- the LOC139024996 gene encoding streptococcal hemagglutinin-like, giving the protein MTTTCSGEEIGSPLRVMTTPAQPVSACLLSPSQPVSACLSLSQPVSASLSWLSLSQPVSACLSSFSLSTQPVSASLSPSQPVQPVSASLSLSQPVSARLRQSQPVFRQCQPVSDSLSLSTQPVSACLSLSQPVSAISASLSQFQPVSSACLLSQSQPVSAVSARFQPVSACLSQSQPVLSLSSASLSLSQPGSAYLSLLSQPISACLSLSQPVSASRRCQCFSLSQPVSASLRLSQPVSACLSLSQPVSARLSLSQPKSQPVSVSSLSQSQASLSLSQPSQPVSACRQPVSACLSQSQPSQPVFSQSQQSSACLSQSSASSLSQSPALSQPVSACLLSPSQPAQPVSASLKPVSALSQPISASLSLSQPVSACLSLSQPVSARSQPVSASLSLSLRPPVYSARLSQSQPVSACLSLSQPGSACLSLSQPCLSPSHQSQPCYSARLRRSLSPSSQFSSPSSPVSSLLSDRLRPSSDSSACLSIRLSQTVSAVYSARLSLSQPVSACLSQSQPSLSFSFSLSPSGRLPQPVSASLSSLSPSSA